In Enterocloster clostridioformis, one genomic interval encodes:
- a CDS encoding aldehyde ferredoxin oxidoreductase N-terminal domain-containing protein, protein MEKILKADLTTERIEVLDYEPKSWGCYGRGLALKLVASSVPHYAGRYSPENAIALVPGILTGCKVASCCRVTIASKRGKGEGLQVCNVSGNLPQKMASLSIAGLLICGKSTEKNAVLHIGEDSAEIIHMPELERKDTGTIVERLKKRFGADAAILGVGKAADMQLSLSTFFCTYPDGDPQYHCPRNGFGDIPGSKGLRAVVVTGNGYFGRECRDRDNFFKTGKRLARIILESEVCGQALPAYGSITLLELLKDREKRTDFLERDSQKLYNRTREPSVRISAAEKQKEGRREARKTNYCCAPMCVVGCLNRHMSNDGEAYISPDQSEVMAALKRGFNIDDMAFTKQVQKRAMDLGITGTEFVTAAKMYLSAEGKRQDRESILGLLEEIDQGTLTGRLVASRTEGILRLYPDREDLVPLLDRKAIDDEMRFDIRLERIDERYRSVPDIEYLYDQIFVLENLGFCIFTSFALLNNREAMELMAELFTYRTGVKTDFIQLMEYAKSCREKEMKYEEDNSIRNMSANIPPFTKVLYRYFEK, encoded by the coding sequence ATGGAGAAGATTTTAAAAGCGGATTTGACCACTGAAAGAATAGAAGTCCTGGACTATGAGCCAAAATCGTGGGGCTGTTATGGGCGGGGGCTTGCCCTGAAACTGGTGGCTTCCAGCGTACCCCATTATGCAGGGCGCTATTCGCCGGAAAATGCAATTGCCCTTGTTCCGGGCATACTGACCGGATGTAAGGTTGCCAGCTGCTGCAGGGTTACCATTGCTTCCAAAAGAGGAAAGGGAGAAGGCCTGCAGGTCTGTAATGTTTCAGGGAACCTTCCGCAGAAGATGGCATCCCTGTCAATTGCAGGTCTGTTGATTTGCGGGAAATCCACTGAGAAAAATGCTGTCTTGCATATAGGGGAAGATTCGGCTGAAATAATCCACATGCCGGAATTAGAGAGGAAAGATACAGGAACCATAGTGGAACGCTTAAAGAAACGGTTCGGGGCGGATGCAGCCATACTGGGAGTCGGGAAGGCAGCGGACATGCAGCTTTCCCTGAGTACTTTTTTCTGTACCTACCCGGATGGGGATCCGCAATACCACTGTCCCCGAAACGGGTTTGGGGATATTCCGGGAAGCAAGGGGCTCAGGGCAGTGGTGGTTACAGGAAACGGATATTTTGGGCGTGAGTGCCGGGATAGGGATAACTTTTTTAAAACCGGAAAAAGGCTGGCCCGTATCATCCTGGAAAGCGAGGTGTGCGGTCAGGCCCTTCCGGCCTATGGCTCCATCACTTTGCTGGAACTCCTAAAGGATAGAGAAAAGAGGACAGATTTCCTGGAAAGGGACAGTCAGAAGCTTTACAACAGGACGCGGGAGCCTTCCGTAAGGATATCAGCGGCAGAGAAGCAGAAAGAGGGGCGGAGGGAAGCCAGAAAGACTAACTACTGCTGCGCGCCTATGTGCGTGGTGGGGTGTTTAAACCGGCATATGTCCAATGATGGAGAGGCATATATTTCTCCTGACCAGAGCGAGGTCATGGCGGCTTTAAAAAGAGGCTTTAATATTGATGATATGGCATTTACAAAACAGGTACAGAAAAGAGCCATGGACCTTGGCATAACAGGGACAGAGTTTGTCACTGCCGCTAAGATGTACCTCAGCGCAGAGGGGAAAAGGCAGGACAGAGAGAGTATTCTTGGCTTGTTGGAGGAGATTGACCAGGGAACACTGACCGGAAGGCTTGTAGCATCCAGAACAGAAGGCATCTTAAGATTGTACCCGGACAGAGAGGACCTGGTTCCCCTGTTGGACCGGAAGGCAATTGATGATGAAATGCGGTTTGACATCCGCCTGGAAAGGATAGATGAACGCTACCGGTCGGTACCGGATATAGAGTACCTGTACGACCAGATATTTGTTCTGGAAAATCTGGGATTCTGTATTTTTACTTCGTTTGCATTGTTAAACAACAGGGAGGCAATGGAGTTGATGGCGGAATTATTCACATACAGAACAGGCGTTAAAACGGACTTTATTCAGCTTATGGAGTATGCCAAAAGCTGCCGGGAAAAAGAAATGAAATATGAGGAGGATAACTCTATCCGAAATATGAGTGCAAATATACCTCCCTTTACAAAAGTACTCTATCGCTACTTTGAAAAATAG
- a CDS encoding flavodoxin: MWWYVAPTIINTFLESYDFSGKTVIPFATSGGSGMGDTDRVLKDCCSRDTRWKQGRRFGSVKAADLKSWVDGLGL, encoded by the coding sequence ATCTGGTGGTACGTAGCTCCCACCATCATTAACACATTCCTGGAAAGCTATGACTTCTCAGGCAAGACAGTGATTCCCTTTGCGACTTCCGGCGGCAGCGGCATGGGTGACACGGACCGGGTATTAAAAGACTGCTGTTCCCGGGATACCCGCTGGAAACAGGGCAGACGGTTCGGCAGTGTGAAGGCCGCTGATCTTAAGTCATGGGTGGACGGCCTTGGATTATAG
- a CDS encoding ABC transporter substrate-binding protein: MKKILAILLSASLVMASVTGCSSQTGENQVQSETEGQKAESQAAVPDTQTQTEAAEVEAVKEEPSSAADAGTSGAIKITDAVGREVVLDKPADKIVSGYYITTSMMIALGIEDKLVGIESKAASRPIYGLAAPELLNLPDVGTAKEFNLEGCISLEPDLVVLPKRLSEQAETLSGMGIAVLVVNPEDTDLLLETISMIGQAAVAKEQAEKLISYYDTKLEELDKISGEKTEKPSVYIAGTSSVLTAAAPAMYQNSVIETAGGVNAASDLTDKGWANISYEQLIAYNPDILVIIPEADFTKEDVMKDGQLAEINAVKNAQVYEMPEDFEAWDSPVPSGILGCMWLSSIINEDKYPFDTFAEEAADFYKEFYHTDIDTALITK, translated from the coding sequence ATGAAAAAAATATTGGCAATTTTATTGAGCGCATCGCTTGTCATGGCTTCCGTGACCGGCTGTTCTTCACAGACAGGAGAAAACCAGGTCCAGTCAGAGACAGAAGGACAGAAGGCCGAATCACAGGCAGCTGTGCCGGATACCCAAACCCAGACAGAAGCAGCGGAGGTAGAAGCGGTAAAAGAGGAGCCCTCTTCGGCTGCGGATGCCGGAACATCAGGGGCAATAAAAATCACGGATGCGGTTGGAAGGGAAGTGGTATTAGATAAGCCGGCGGACAAAATCGTAAGCGGGTATTATATCACCACCTCCATGATGATTGCATTGGGGATTGAGGATAAACTGGTTGGTATCGAGTCAAAGGCAGCATCCAGGCCCATTTATGGATTGGCGGCGCCTGAACTTTTGAATCTGCCGGATGTGGGGACTGCGAAGGAATTTAATTTAGAGGGGTGCATATCTCTTGAGCCGGACCTGGTAGTACTTCCAAAGCGTTTGTCTGAGCAGGCCGAGACTTTATCCGGCATGGGGATTGCAGTATTAGTGGTGAATCCGGAGGATACGGATTTGCTTTTGGAAACCATTTCCATGATTGGACAGGCAGCTGTGGCCAAAGAACAGGCAGAGAAACTGATTTCATATTATGATACAAAGCTGGAGGAATTAGATAAAATTTCAGGGGAAAAGACGGAAAAACCATCGGTCTACATTGCAGGAACCAGCAGCGTACTGACAGCGGCTGCTCCGGCCATGTACCAGAACAGTGTGATTGAAACGGCAGGCGGTGTAAATGCTGCCAGTGATTTGACCGATAAAGGCTGGGCCAATATATCGTATGAACAGTTGATTGCGTACAATCCTGACATTCTTGTAATCATCCCGGAAGCGGATTTTACAAAAGAAGATGTGATGAAGGATGGGCAGCTGGCTGAAATCAATGCAGTCAAGAACGCGCAGGTGTATGAAATGCCGGAAGACTTCGAGGCATGGGATTCACCGGTTCCTTCCGGTATCCTGGGATGCATGTGGCTTTCCAGTATTATCAATGAGGATAAGTATCCCTTTGATACATTTGCAGAAGAAGCAGCTGATTTTTATAAAGAATTTTATCATACAGACATTGATACGGCATTGATTACAAAGTAA
- a CDS encoding class II fructose-bisphosphate aldolase, which yields MLVNLNDVLIPARRGKYAVGLFNTVNLELARGVMEAAEELDSPVIIGTAEVLLPYGPIEDLANLLIPMAERASVPVVVHLDHGLKEETCRQALDLGFSSIMYDCSTMEYEANIEHVKRMAETAHSCGASIEAELGHVGDNGGEAPSLFYTDSAQARDFIERTGADALAIAVGTAHGAYKLPPKLDFNRIAEIAENIPTPLVLHGGSGLSDSDFRTAVERGISKVNIFTDINQAGARAAALGRREGMGLTDIILPEIEAVKQSVMEKMRLFGSVGRGSER from the coding sequence ATGCTGGTAAACTTAAATGACGTATTGATTCCCGCCAGGAGGGGAAAGTACGCGGTGGGACTGTTTAACACGGTCAACCTGGAACTGGCCAGAGGCGTGATGGAGGCTGCCGAGGAACTGGACTCCCCTGTTATCATCGGAACAGCCGAGGTACTGCTGCCCTATGGGCCGATTGAGGACCTGGCAAATCTTCTGATTCCCATGGCGGAGAGAGCGTCGGTCCCTGTGGTGGTGCATCTGGACCACGGCCTGAAGGAGGAGACATGCAGACAAGCCCTGGACCTGGGATTCAGCTCCATTATGTATGACTGTTCCACCATGGAATACGAGGCTAATATCGAGCATGTAAAAAGGATGGCGGAAACAGCCCATTCCTGCGGGGCGTCCATTGAGGCGGAACTGGGTCATGTGGGAGATAACGGAGGAGAGGCCCCATCCTTGTTTTATACGGATTCGGCCCAGGCGCGGGATTTCATTGAGAGGACCGGAGCAGATGCGCTGGCCATTGCCGTGGGTACGGCTCATGGCGCCTACAAGCTTCCGCCCAAGCTGGATTTTAACCGGATTGCTGAGATTGCGGAAAACATTCCAACGCCCCTGGTCCTTCACGGGGGCTCCGGTCTGTCGGATTCTGATTTCAGGACAGCGGTGGAGCGGGGAATCAGCAAGGTCAATATTTTCACGGATATCAACCAGGCCGGTGCCAGGGCAGCGGCCCTTGGCCGCAGGGAAGGAATGGGGCTTACGGATATCATCCTGCCAGAGATAGAGGCTGTGAAACAGTCTGTGATGGAGAAGATGAGACTGTTTGGGTCTGTGGGCCGGGGGAGTGAGCGGTAA
- a CDS encoding FecCD family ABC transporter permease produces MKQKESHIYLGAAAVTIAAFLISLYVGKYNLTLREIFQICTGTVHEGMARNVFFTLRLPRTIMALMAGFGLSMAGAVYQNIFKNPLAAPDLIGVANGAAAGAAFSIVCLHGGMILAAGSSFVGGITAVAAVVVLAGFVRQRTSATYVLAGIAVKAAAEAFVMAMKYFADPDKQLSAIDYWAMGSFANITMDKLRVIFPVFLAGFIGIILLRWQITLLSLGDDEARMLGMRVNLVRCIVLGFSTLLVASTVCVTGIISFIGLVAPHIARMLLKKSDFGTCILSGLTGASIMMAADCFARSMAGSEVPISILTSVCGVPLLVYLLCKRGDWNGNGSVRD; encoded by the coding sequence TTGAAACAGAAAGAATCACACATTTACCTGGGAGCGGCTGCCGTTACCATAGCTGCATTCCTGATTTCTCTTTATGTTGGAAAATACAATCTGACTTTAAGGGAAATATTTCAAATCTGTACCGGAACTGTCCATGAGGGAATGGCGCGCAATGTGTTTTTCACACTGCGTCTGCCCAGAACAATCATGGCATTGATGGCAGGATTCGGCCTGAGTATGGCAGGGGCCGTATATCAAAATATTTTTAAAAATCCATTGGCTGCACCTGACTTGATTGGTGTAGCCAATGGCGCTGCTGCGGGTGCTGCATTTTCAATTGTATGCCTTCATGGGGGGATGATTCTGGCAGCTGGGAGTTCGTTTGTGGGAGGCATAACAGCGGTGGCTGCCGTGGTTGTCCTGGCTGGATTTGTGAGACAGAGAACATCGGCAACTTATGTGCTGGCAGGCATTGCTGTAAAGGCTGCGGCAGAAGCATTTGTCATGGCCATGAAATATTTTGCTGACCCGGACAAACAGCTGTCTGCCATTGATTATTGGGCAATGGGAAGCTTTGCGAATATCACAATGGATAAGCTGAGAGTGATTTTTCCTGTTTTCCTGGCGGGCTTCATTGGAATCATTTTGTTAAGATGGCAGATTACGCTGCTGTCCCTGGGAGATGATGAGGCGCGGATGCTTGGGATGAGGGTAAATCTGGTACGGTGTATTGTATTGGGATTTTCTACGCTTCTGGTGGCTTCCACGGTCTGTGTAACAGGAATCATCAGTTTTATTGGGTTGGTGGCCCCGCATATTGCCAGAATGCTGCTTAAGAAAAGCGATTTTGGGACATGCATACTAAGCGGGCTGACAGGCGCGTCAATCATGATGGCTGCGGACTGCTTCGCAAGGAGTATGGCTGGAAGCGAGGTTCCTATCAGCATACTGACATCCGTATGCGGGGTTCCCTTATTGGTATACCTTCTCTGTAAAAGGGGGGACTGGAATGGAAACGGTTCTGTTAGAGATTAA
- a CDS encoding aldo/keto reductase, producing the protein MAYLGEEIKKLGFGLMRLPQKDGVIDIEQTKQMTDLFLEAGFTYFDTAWAYAGSEDAIRQALVERYPRSRFQLATKNAAWINCRSREEAAAQFDTSLKQTGAGYFDFYLLHNLGESRTHFFDDYDMWGFVQEKKAQGLIKHVGFSFHSTPEELDELLTRHPEMEFVQLQINYADWDYPAVQSGRCYEVARKHGKPVVIMEPVKGGMLANPPESVLNILKKAEPDRSAASWAIRFAAGLEGVITVLSGMSSLEQMEDNLSSMKDFNGLTPEEQRTLDAAHREINRIPLIPCTTCNYCAKVCPNNIGISGSFTAMNYLTLYRDKAAAAHQEDWLVGGHGKKKAAECIKCGKCEQVCPQHIAIREELARAAEAL; encoded by the coding sequence ATGGCATATTTAGGTGAGGAAATAAAGAAGCTGGGTTTTGGCCTGATGAGGCTGCCGCAAAAAGACGGCGTAATTGACATAGAACAGACGAAACAAATGACAGATTTGTTTCTGGAGGCAGGCTTTACCTATTTTGATACGGCATGGGCCTATGCAGGCAGCGAGGATGCCATCCGCCAGGCATTGGTAGAACGGTATCCCCGCAGCCGGTTCCAGCTGGCGACCAAGAACGCTGCATGGATTAACTGCAGGAGCAGGGAGGAAGCAGCTGCACAGTTTGACACTTCCTTAAAGCAGACAGGAGCCGGATATTTTGATTTTTACCTGCTGCATAACCTGGGAGAGAGCCGAACCCATTTTTTCGATGACTATGATATGTGGGGATTTGTTCAGGAGAAAAAGGCGCAGGGTCTGATTAAGCATGTGGGATTTTCCTTCCACTCAACGCCTGAGGAGCTGGATGAACTGTTGACCAGGCATCCGGAAATGGAATTTGTCCAGCTTCAAATCAATTATGCTGACTGGGATTACCCGGCCGTGCAGTCCGGACGATGCTATGAGGTGGCCAGAAAGCACGGAAAACCAGTGGTAATCATGGAGCCTGTAAAAGGCGGTATGCTGGCCAATCCGCCGGAGTCTGTCCTGAACATTCTGAAGAAGGCAGAACCGGACAGGTCGGCTGCGTCCTGGGCCATCCGTTTTGCGGCCGGTCTGGAAGGCGTTATTACTGTGCTCTCCGGTATGAGCAGCCTGGAGCAGATGGAGGATAATCTTTCCAGCATGAAGGATTTTAACGGCCTGACCCCGGAGGAGCAGAGGACACTGGATGCTGCACACAGGGAGATTAACCGGATTCCCCTGATTCCATGCACTACCTGCAATTACTGCGCCAAGGTATGTCCCAATAACATTGGCATATCCGGTTCATTTACAGCCATGAATTATCTGACCCTTTATAGGGATAAGGCGGCTGCCGCTCATCAGGAGGACTGGCTGGTTGGAGGGCATGGAAAAAAGAAAGCCGCAGAATGTATCAAATGCGGCAAGTGTGAACAGGTCTGTCCCCAGCATATTGCCATTCGGGAAGAACTGGCAAGGGCGGCGGAGGCACTGTAA
- a CDS encoding ABC transporter ATP-binding protein translates to METVLLEIKDMSVSYGKREVIKHCDISLREGKLTALLGLNGSGKTTMLKASCGLLRGRSAVWRVCGEDAYKMNEKRKAQLISYVPQKNTIIYSISTTDVVAMGFNPYLNFFSTPSKGQKEEARGVIRELGLEEKADADFMSLSEGQKQLIILARAMVQNAPVMLFDEPDSALDFLNHHLILSKIRELIHREGKCGLITLHDPNFALEYCDEILILKNGRVRDSFMPGLLSAGEVQRKMSLLYDKIEILEHNEKFVLVKSI, encoded by the coding sequence ATGGAAACGGTTCTGTTAGAGATTAAGGATATGTCGGTTTCCTATGGAAAAAGGGAAGTAATCAAGCATTGTGACATAAGCTTGAGAGAAGGAAAACTGACTGCGCTTTTAGGGCTGAACGGGTCCGGTAAGACAACCATGCTAAAGGCATCCTGCGGACTCCTTAGGGGAAGGTCTGCGGTTTGGAGGGTCTGCGGCGAGGATGCTTATAAGATGAATGAAAAGCGAAAAGCTCAGTTAATCAGTTATGTCCCTCAGAAAAACACAATCATCTACAGTATTTCCACAACCGATGTGGTTGCCATGGGTTTCAATCCATATCTGAACTTTTTTTCCACGCCGTCCAAAGGGCAAAAGGAAGAGGCCCGGGGCGTCATCCGGGAATTGGGGCTGGAGGAAAAGGCGGATGCGGACTTTATGTCGCTGAGCGAGGGACAGAAACAGCTGATTATCCTGGCCAGGGCAATGGTACAAAATGCCCCGGTCATGCTTTTTGATGAGCCGGACAGCGCATTGGATTTTTTGAACCACCATCTGATTCTGTCAAAAATAAGGGAACTTATTCACAGGGAAGGAAAATGCGGTTTGATTACACTGCACGACCCTAATTTTGCATTGGAATATTGTGACGAGATTCTGATTCTGAAAAATGGGAGAGTCAGGGATTCCTTCATGCCGGGACTTCTGAGCGCCGGGGAGGTGCAGAGGAAGATGTCCCTATTATACGATAAGATAGAAATATTAGAGCATAATGAGAAATTCGTTCTGGTAAAGTCCATATAG
- a CDS encoding DUF6262 family protein codes for MQIEQMLNYVVKTVKDKEGRRNRYLLLLKYLLCYAESSGLQDILKMETTQEEEFASLLRKQMGGYNVNATNFIAFCRKRLFLEAKEIDWEANVWYVEKLNIAPERYSLSSTIESFSFLDIQLEDNRKMLQEYLKYLFTVTNLNLGTIRIKQTYIKEFLKYLEEQEKAITRINVNSVKEYFEKLSTQRISPQSYNNKIREVITFLQYLQVTEHIDYFKVPVFFYKKKSYPKDHEIRDLDQKLDLLMLHLSEFPEQLRIMSLILLYTGIDKGKLFLLKNTDFYYENEDSWMRVPGTNRSVPIPDILHLLVLKYSEKNHIDIEGLLFLNRDKKYTARSFEEVITKQCMRAGILEGEYVFKGNGYQKELCKAFYRNGTSIQAIREYMGYSTDETVKKYIGWVDEEVASKSAEFFQQEENGLGGKLLMAKYNKMKEANQQESEKKIQLAIAEIHRTVSEGNPLSVSNLSRNTGLSKGFFYKNEQVRNILNEEKEKQDQGTLARIKREVRDKSLEKQVELYQREMERLLDENENLKRENRKLVRALNKLQ; via the coding sequence TTGCAAATAGAACAGATGCTAAACTATGTTGTAAAAACGGTTAAAGACAAAGAAGGGAGGCGAAACAGGTACTTGCTCCTTTTAAAGTATCTGCTTTGTTATGCAGAGAGTTCGGGACTTCAGGATATTCTAAAAATGGAGACAACTCAAGAAGAGGAATTTGCTTCATTGTTAAGAAAACAGATGGGAGGATATAATGTAAACGCTACAAATTTTATTGCATTTTGTAGAAAAAGATTATTTCTGGAAGCGAAAGAGATTGATTGGGAAGCTAATGTCTGGTATGTGGAGAAATTAAATATCGCTCCTGAAAGATACAGTCTTAGCAGCACAATAGAAAGCTTCTCCTTTTTAGATATTCAACTGGAAGATAATCGAAAGATGCTTCAGGAGTATTTGAAATATCTTTTTACGGTTACGAATCTGAATCTGGGTACAATACGCATAAAACAAACCTATATAAAAGAATTTCTTAAATATTTAGAGGAGCAGGAAAAAGCAATAACAAGGATAAATGTTAATTCAGTAAAAGAATATTTCGAAAAACTGAGCACACAGAGGATCAGTCCTCAAAGCTACAATAATAAGATACGGGAAGTCATAACATTTCTCCAATATCTACAGGTGACGGAGCATATAGATTATTTCAAGGTGCCTGTTTTCTTTTATAAAAAGAAAAGTTATCCTAAAGATCATGAGATCAGGGATTTGGATCAGAAACTGGATTTACTTATGCTCCATCTTTCAGAATTCCCTGAACAGCTGCGTATCATGAGTCTGATTCTATTGTATACAGGCATTGATAAAGGAAAGCTGTTCTTGCTGAAAAATACAGATTTTTATTATGAGAATGAAGATAGCTGGATGAGGGTGCCGGGGACAAACAGAAGTGTTCCTATACCGGATATCTTACACTTGCTTGTTTTGAAGTATTCAGAAAAGAATCATATAGACATAGAGGGACTGCTTTTTCTAAACAGGGATAAGAAATACACAGCAAGGAGTTTTGAAGAGGTAATTACGAAACAATGTATGAGAGCTGGCATATTGGAGGGTGAATATGTCTTTAAAGGAAATGGATATCAAAAAGAATTATGTAAAGCATTTTATCGAAATGGCACTTCGATTCAGGCAATTAGGGAGTACATGGGCTATTCTACGGATGAAACAGTAAAGAAATATATTGGATGGGTTGACGAGGAAGTGGCTAGCAAGTCGGCCGAGTTCTTTCAGCAGGAAGAAAATGGTCTGGGAGGGAAGCTGTTGATGGCAAAGTACAATAAAATGAAAGAAGCGAACCAGCAGGAAAGTGAGAAAAAGATACAACTTGCTATTGCTGAGATTCACAGGACTGTGTCAGAGGGAAATCCATTATCAGTATCCAATCTTTCCAGAAATACAGGATTGTCGAAAGGATTCTTTTATAAGAATGAGCAAGTGAGAAACATATTAAATGAAGAGAAAGAAAAACAGGATCAAGGAACACTTGCCCGGATCAAGAGAGAGGTGCGAGATAAAAGCCTGGAGAAACAGGTAGAGTTATATCAAAGGGAAATGGAAAGGTTGTTGGATGAAAACGAAAATCTGAAGAGGGAGAACCGGAAATTGGTTAGAGCGTTGAATAAGCTGCAATAA
- a CDS encoding helix-turn-helix transcriptional regulator — protein sequence MSDKEKNASQSKASRMRKIIHYIDEHYSEKLLLSDIALKEDLSLTYLSHFFKDYLGIPFQEYLAKIRCEKARQLLLLTDFPLLDICMSCGFSDSKYFNSGFRRQYGCSPKEYRLNFRHDQLKQQQKSMLTTQEFLSAASSIVILERCLLPFQ from the coding sequence TTGTCTGATAAGGAAAAAAACGCCTCCCAGAGCAAGGCTTCCCGCATGCGCAAAATCATCCACTATATTGACGAACATTATTCGGAAAAGCTTCTCCTGTCCGACATTGCCCTGAAGGAGGATTTAAGTCTTACCTACCTTTCCCATTTTTTTAAAGATTACCTGGGAATCCCCTTTCAGGAATACCTGGCCAAAATCCGATGCGAAAAAGCCCGCCAGCTTTTACTGCTGACGGACTTCCCATTGCTGGACATCTGCATGTCCTGCGGTTTTTCTGATTCCAAATATTTTAACAGCGGCTTCAGGCGGCAGTATGGCTGTTCCCCCAAGGAGTACCGCCTAAATTTCCGCCATGACCAGCTGAAGCAGCAGCAAAAGTCCATGCTCACCACCCAGGAATTTTTGTCCGCCGCCTCCAGCATCGTGATTTTAGAGCGCTGCCTTCTTCCATTTCAGTAA
- a CDS encoding DegV family protein, with translation MKTVILIDSGCDVSHEIVQRFHMKVMPLHIIYPERDYIDGVDILPEAIYQRFPGEIPATSTPSPQDVKDMVEEIKAEGYTHVLAFCISSGLSGTYNTVASVLGDEKDLTSFVLDTRNISFGAGILAVWAGMQLEEGKSFDELKEMLPGKVKDSKVFYYMDTLTYLRRGGRIGLVTSAAGSILNIKPIISCNDDGVYYTAAKIRGAKRGLSRLLAEASSFAGGRPCLTALLNGQGQEASDELRPRLIARIPEGRLIMEKAITASLAVHTGPGLVGIGVLRL, from the coding sequence ATGAAAACTGTTATTCTAATTGACTCTGGCTGCGACGTATCCCATGAGATAGTCCAGAGATTTCACATGAAGGTGATGCCCCTTCATATCATTTATCCGGAACGGGATTATATTGACGGCGTGGACATCCTTCCTGAGGCCATTTATCAGCGTTTTCCGGGCGAAATTCCCGCCACTTCAACACCCAGTCCCCAGGATGTGAAAGATATGGTTGAAGAAATCAAGGCAGAGGGTTATACTCATGTGCTGGCATTCTGTATTTCCAGCGGCTTAAGCGGTACATATAATACGGTTGCCAGTGTTCTGGGAGATGAAAAGGACCTGACTTCCTTTGTGCTGGACACCAGAAACATATCCTTTGGGGCCGGTATCCTGGCTGTATGGGCCGGGATGCAGTTAGAAGAAGGGAAAAGCTTTGATGAACTGAAAGAAATGCTTCCCGGAAAAGTTAAGGATTCCAAGGTATTCTATTACATGGATACGCTGACCTATCTGCGCAGGGGAGGCCGAATCGGTCTGGTCACCTCTGCGGCAGGCAGCATCCTAAACATTAAGCCCATCATCTCCTGCAATGATGACGGGGTATATTACACTGCTGCGAAAATACGTGGCGCAAAGCGGGGACTCTCCAGACTGCTGGCGGAAGCCAGTTCCTTTGCCGGCGGCCGCCCCTGCCTGACCGCCCTGTTGAACGGCCAGGGACAGGAGGCGTCCGATGAACTGAGGCCCCGGCTGATTGCCCGCATCCCGGAAGGACGCCTGATTATGGAAAAAGCCATCACTGCTTCCCTGGCCGTACACACCGGCCCCGGTCTGGTGGGAATCGGCGTGCTCCGTCTGTAG
- a CDS encoding DUF6431 domain-containing protein, producing the protein MIIVSEYTESDKGDGVITIHCNENCICPICRSPVSHRDWKPRIMKLDGGQVVWLMIERRRCDNEGCRRLHSLLPDKLVPYKHYGSDLIAAVLDGDIMPEDTMNEDYPCDETIRRWHHWLMANFSRTEGYCRQAMSLLRNPGLAGAAILETIRKSCDRWLPAVLRMVYNSGGFLVSV; encoded by the coding sequence ATGATTATTGTATCAGAGTACACGGAATCTGACAAGGGGGATGGCGTAATTACTATCCATTGTAACGAAAATTGTATATGCCCCATATGCCGGTCCCCTGTCAGCCACCGTGACTGGAAACCACGAATCATGAAGCTGGATGGCGGACAGGTGGTGTGGCTGATGATTGAGCGGAGACGGTGTGACAATGAGGGCTGCCGGAGGCTTCACAGTCTTCTCCCTGATAAGCTCGTCCCTTATAAGCATTATGGCTCCGACCTTATCGCTGCCGTGCTGGATGGTGATATCATGCCGGAGGATACCATGAACGAGGATTATCCTTGTGATGAAACCATACGGCGGTGGCACCACTGGCTTATGGCAAACTTCTCCCGGACAGAAGGTTACTGTCGGCAGGCTATGAGCCTCTTAAGGAATCCCGGACTGGCCGGCGCGGCCATTTTGGAAACAATTAGGAAATCCTGTGACAGGTGGCTTCCCGCTGTCCTGCGCATGGTCTATAACTCAGGCGGTTTCCTGGTATCCGTCTGA